The following coding sequences lie in one Eubacterium ventriosum genomic window:
- the clpP gene encoding ATP-dependent Clp endopeptidase proteolytic subunit ClpP: MALVPYVIEQNSRGERSYDIYSRLLKDRIIFLGEEINDAVASTVVAQLLFLESEDPGKDIHMYINSPGGSVTAGMAIYDTMNYVKCDVSTTCIGMAASMGAFLLSSGAKGKRYALPNAEVMIHQPLGGAQGQATEIQIAAEHILKTKKKLNQILADNAGKPVEEVEKDTDRDNWLSADEAKEYGLIDEVIKDR, encoded by the coding sequence ATGGCATTAGTACCTTATGTCATTGAACAGAATTCAAGAGGAGAACGTTCATACGACATTTATTCAAGATTATTAAAAGACAGAATTATATTTTTAGGTGAAGAGATTAATGATGCAGTTGCAAGTACAGTTGTAGCACAGTTGTTATTCCTTGAATCTGAGGATCCGGGAAAGGATATACATATGTATATCAACAGCCCTGGAGGATCAGTTACAGCAGGTATGGCAATTTATGATACAATGAACTATGTAAAGTGTGATGTGTCAACAACTTGTATCGGAATGGCTGCCAGCATGGGTGCATTCCTTTTATCAAGCGGTGCAAAAGGAAAAAGATACGCATTACCTAATGCAGAAGTTATGATTCATCAGCCATTAGGTGGCGCTCAGGGACAGGCAACTGAAATTCAGATTGCAGCAGAGCACATCTTAAAGACAAAGAAGAAATTAAATCAGATTCTTGCAGATAATGCAGGAAAACCGGTTGAGGAAGTAGAAAAAGACACTGACAGAGATAACTGGTTATCAGCAGATGAAGCAAAGGAATATGGATTAATTGACGAAGTAATTAAGGACAGATAA
- the tig gene encoding trigger factor has translation MSLQVEKLENNTAKLTIEVPAEELDKAIQKAYQKNKNKFNVPGFRKGKVPYAMIEKMYGAGVFYEEAANDLIPEAYANAAAESELEIVARPEISVTQIEKGKPFVFEAEVTLKPEVKLGEYKGIKVEKADTKVTAKEVNAELDKIKEQNARLVAADDKAIEEGDQATIDFEGFVDGVAFEGGKGEDYPLTIGSHSFIDTFEDQLVGKKVGEEVEVNVTFPEEYQAKELAGKPAMFKVTIKEIKVKEYPKVDDEFAQEVSEFDTLAEYKADIKKGLVAKKKEAAAAEKESKVIEEIVKNSEMDIPEKMIEAQAQQMVEEFAQNIAMQGISFDQYMQFTGSTVEQLLEQVKPQAKARIESSLVLEEVVKAEKIEATDEEFEKELEDMATRYQMEKEKVADLLSDDDKKNLRNDICLKKAAKFVTSKAK, from the coding sequence ATGAGTTTACAGGTAGAAAAGTTAGAAAATAACACAGCAAAGCTTACAATTGAAGTACCAGCTGAAGAATTAGATAAGGCTATTCAGAAAGCTTACCAGAAGAACAAGAACAAATTTAATGTTCCTGGATTCAGAAAAGGTAAAGTTCCTTATGCTATGATCGAAAAGATGTATGGTGCAGGCGTATTTTACGAAGAAGCAGCAAATGACTTAATTCCGGAAGCTTATGCTAATGCAGCAGCTGAAAGTGAATTAGAAATCGTTGCTCGTCCTGAAATCAGTGTTACACAGATTGAAAAAGGCAAACCATTTGTTTTTGAAGCAGAAGTAACATTAAAGCCTGAAGTTAAGCTTGGCGAATATAAAGGAATCAAGGTTGAAAAGGCAGATACAAAAGTAACAGCTAAAGAAGTTAACGCAGAACTTGATAAGATTAAAGAACAGAATGCAAGACTTGTAGCAGCAGATGATAAGGCTATTGAAGAAGGTGATCAGGCAACTATCGATTTCGAAGGTTTCGTAGATGGTGTTGCATTTGAAGGTGGAAAGGGAGAAGATTATCCATTAACAATTGGATCACATTCATTTATTGATACATTTGAAGACCAGCTTGTTGGTAAGAAGGTTGGAGAAGAAGTTGAAGTTAACGTTACATTCCCTGAAGAATATCAGGCAAAAGAACTTGCAGGAAAGCCAGCAATGTTCAAAGTAACAATTAAGGAAATCAAAGTTAAGGAATATCCAAAGGTAGATGATGAATTTGCTCAGGAAGTTTCAGAATTTGATACATTAGCTGAATACAAGGCTGACATTAAGAAAGGTCTTGTAGCTAAGAAGAAGGAAGCTGCAGCAGCAGAAAAAGAAAGCAAAGTAATCGAAGAAATCGTTAAGAATTCAGAAATGGACATTCCTGAAAAGATGATCGAAGCACAGGCTCAGCAGATGGTTGAAGAATTTGCTCAGAACATTGCTATGCAGGGTATTTCATTTGACCAGTATATGCAGTTTACAGGTTCAACTGTAGAACAGTTATTAGAACAGGTTAAGCCACAGGCTAAGGCTAGAATCGAATCAAGCTTAGTTCTTGAAGAAGTAGTTAAGGCTGAAAAGATTGAAGCTACAGATGAAGAATTCGAAAAAGAATTAGAAGATATGGCTACAAGATATCAGATGGAAAAAGAAAAGGTTGCTGATTTATTGTCAGACGATGATAAGAAGAACCTTAGAAATGACATTTGCTTAAAAAAGGCTGCTAAGTTTGTAACTTCTAAAGCAAAATAG
- a CDS encoding IS30 family transposase — protein sequence MKKFKQMSKSDRIKMEALLNAGLSKAAVAEQLHFHRSTIYREYDKGKYMHRNSDYTEEERYSSDLGQKAHDYAQEGKGRSLKIGNDRKLAEYIENKIVDNRFSPEAALAEVARSGIEFKTTISVRTLYRYIDNGIFLKLTNKDLPIKSKKKKHNKKVQVQKRATAGESIENRPKEIEKREIFGHWEMDTVKGKRGVTKSCMLVLTERKTRDEIVIKLKDQGAASVVDALDRLERKWGDMFYKVFRSITVDNGVEFSDYEGMERSALKEEKRTFVFYCHPYSSWERGTNENNNRLIRRHIPKGVDFEDTTDEEIKYIETWINNYPRGIFDFKTSAELFDEELQKLA from the coding sequence ATGAAGAAATTTAAACAAATGAGTAAAAGTGACCGTATCAAAATGGAAGCACTTTTAAACGCCGGGTTGTCAAAGGCAGCAGTAGCAGAACAATTACATTTTCACAGAAGCACAATATATAGAGAATATGACAAAGGTAAGTATATGCACCGAAACTCTGACTATACAGAGGAAGAGCGTTATAGCAGTGATTTAGGACAAAAAGCACACGATTACGCCCAAGAGGGAAAAGGCAGAAGCCTAAAAATAGGAAATGATAGAAAATTAGCGGAATATATAGAAAACAAAATTGTAGATAATAGATTTAGCCCGGAAGCAGCATTAGCAGAGGTTGCACGTTCGGGGATTGAATTTAAGACAACAATAAGTGTTAGAACACTTTATAGATATATTGATAATGGAATTTTTTTGAAACTTACAAACAAGGATTTACCTATTAAAAGTAAAAAGAAAAAGCATAATAAGAAAGTACAGGTACAGAAAAGAGCCACCGCAGGAGAAAGCATAGAAAACAGACCAAAGGAAATAGAAAAACGAGAGATATTCGGACATTGGGAAATGGATACGGTAAAAGGAAAGAGAGGGGTCACAAAATCGTGTATGCTTGTATTAACGGAAAGAAAAACCCGTGATGAAATCGTTATTAAGCTGAAAGACCAAGGGGCAGCTTCGGTAGTAGATGCGTTAGACAGGTTAGAGAGAAAATGGGGGGATATGTTTTATAAGGTATTCAGAAGCATAACGGTTGATAATGGTGTAGAGTTTTCAGATTATGAGGGAATGGAGCGTTCTGCATTGAAAGAAGAAAAGAGGACTTTTGTATTTTACTGCCACCCGTATAGCAGTTGGGAGCGTGGCACGAATGAAAATAATAATAGGCTTATACGCAGGCATATACCAAAGGGGGTAGATTTTGAGGATACAACAGATGAAGAAATAAAATATATAGAAACATGGATTAACAATTACCCAAGGGGAATATTTGATTTTAAAACATCCGCAGAATTGTTTGATGAAGAGTTACAGAAATTGGCATAG
- a CDS encoding ribbon-helix-helix domain-containing protein — protein sequence MQQLAEEKTGGTPATKAKNKYNAKAYDQFLVTVPTGQKAEIDKEAKKQGYKSRNEFIVAAIEEKKARG from the coding sequence GTGCAGCAGTTGGCGGAGGAAAAGACAGGCGGAACGCCTGCGACAAAGGCAAAAAATAAATACAATGCAAAGGCTTACGACCAATTTCTTGTAACAGTCCCGACAGGACAGAAAGCAGAGATTGACAAAGAAGCGAAGAAACAGGGATATAAGAGCCGTAACGAATTTATAGTTGCAGCAATCGAAGAGAAGAAAGCGAGGGGATAA
- a CDS encoding N-acetylmuramoyl-L-alanine amidase, whose protein sequence is MGKTITAGFISDTINGIGINSSIKCNNDNLNNNTSRSVAYVVMHYTGNSKDTAKANANYFGGAGRNASAHFFVDDAEIYQSVELRDTAWHCGAKSYKHGSCRNANSIGIEMCCTAGNYRISDRTKENAAYLCAFLCKMLGIGAGGVDSYVLRHYDVTGKNCPAQMVSNPTEWQEFKNKVKGILGGSVSAGGQQHTAQPTTDNVASYKVKITADVLNVRIGPGTDYGVATQVKQGEVYTIVGEVRNGNTTWGKLKSGAGYISLGYTERIAGMTANTPQDTSYRVKINTAVLNVRKGPGTNYPVTTQVKQGEVYTIVGEEKNGNTTWGKLKSGAGYISLGYTQRA, encoded by the coding sequence ATGGGAAAAACAATAACAGCCGGATTTATCAGCGATACAATTAACGGTATCGGGATAAATTCAAGTATCAAATGCAACAACGACAATCTGAACAACAACACAAGCCGAAGCGTAGCCTATGTGGTAATGCACTATACAGGCAATTCAAAGGATACGGCAAAGGCAAATGCAAATTATTTCGGCGGTGCGGGGCGTAATGCTTCCGCTCATTTTTTTGTAGATGATGCGGAAATTTACCAAAGCGTAGAGTTAAGGGATACCGCTTGGCATTGCGGGGCAAAGTCTTATAAACACGGCTCTTGCAGAAATGCGAACAGTATAGGTATTGAAATGTGTTGTACTGCTGGAAACTACAGAATTTCAGACAGGACAAAAGAAAACGCTGCATACCTTTGTGCATTTCTTTGTAAAATGCTTGGAATTGGTGCAGGTGGCGTTGATTCCTATGTATTACGCCATTATGACGTAACAGGAAAGAATTGCCCGGCTCAAATGGTAAGCAATCCTACAGAATGGCAGGAGTTCAAAAATAAGGTTAAGGGTATCTTAGGCGGTTCGGTATCCGCAGGAGGACAGCAGCATACCGCACAGCCGACAACGGACAATGTGGCAAGCTACAAAGTGAAGATTACCGCAGATGTATTAAATGTGCGTATCGGTCCGGGAACAGATTACGGAGTAGCCACACAGGTAAAACAGGGCGAGGTATACACAATCGTAGGCGAGGTAAGAAATGGTAACACCACTTGGGGCAAATTAAAGAGCGGTGCAGGCTACATAAGCCTTGGATATACGGAGCGAATAGCGGGAATGACCGCAAATACTCCACAGGATACAAGCTACAGGGTAAAAATCAATACCGCCGTTCTGAATGTCCGAAAAGGTCCCGGAACAAATTACCCGGTAACAACACAGGTAAAACAGGGCGAAGTATATACAATCGTTGGAGAGGAAAAGAACGGTAACACCACTTGGGGCAAATTAAAGAGCGGTGCAGGGTATATAAGCCTTGGATATACACAGAGAGCGTAG